One genomic region from Mesorhizobium terrae encodes:
- the recQ gene encoding DNA helicase RecQ has translation MTALEILKTVYGYDAFRGPQARIVEHVIAGNNAFVLMPTGGGKSLCYQIPAIVRPGMGLVVSPLLALMADQVTALRQAGVRAAALNSDLALDDRRALWRDIRTGQLDLLYVAPETLLRPDVLELLEGVKLSLIAIDEAHCLSQWGHDFRPSYRQLDAVVARFAGVPRMALTATADEPTRAEILSHLAIDEADAFIAGFDRPNIRYAIEEKDNPRAQLKEFLKRYEGESGIVYCLSKRRTEETAAWLRGLGYDALAYHAGMDKAARETNQKRFQHGEAVIMVATVAFGMGIDKPDVRFVAHIDLPGSIEAYYQETGRAGRDGLPSDTLLLYGSEDIALRSRFIEESEAPDQRKRMERQKLDALLGLAETGGCRRQVLLSYFGDHGEPCGNCDTCAEPPKLFDGAIAAQKALSCIYRTGERFGQAYVVDVLLGVDNERITQFGHDRISTYGIGREHDNRTWRAILRQLIALRLIDVDLTGHGGLAIAPAGRDFLRDKPPLMLRIPAPARARRGKVARSAAQSAVAGADNDLFQALRQKRTEIARLQNVPPYVIFHDKTLIELAAVRPASRAEMAGVPGVGEAKLDRYGPAFLAVIAEHA, from the coding sequence ATGACCGCCCTCGAAATTCTCAAAACCGTTTATGGCTATGATGCGTTCCGGGGGCCGCAGGCGCGCATCGTCGAGCATGTCATTGCCGGCAACAACGCTTTCGTTTTGATGCCGACGGGCGGCGGCAAGTCGCTTTGCTACCAGATCCCGGCCATTGTCCGTCCCGGCATGGGGCTCGTCGTTTCGCCGCTGCTGGCGCTGATGGCCGATCAGGTGACGGCACTGCGGCAGGCAGGTGTGCGGGCGGCGGCACTCAACTCCGACCTTGCGCTCGATGACCGCCGCGCGCTGTGGCGCGATATCCGTACCGGTCAGCTCGACCTGCTCTATGTTGCGCCCGAAACGCTGCTCAGGCCGGACGTATTGGAGCTGTTGGAAGGCGTAAAACTGTCGCTGATTGCCATCGACGAGGCGCACTGCCTGTCGCAATGGGGGCACGATTTCCGGCCGTCCTACCGTCAGCTTGACGCGGTGGTGGCGCGTTTTGCCGGCGTTCCGCGCATGGCGCTGACGGCGACCGCCGACGAGCCTACGCGCGCCGAAATCCTGTCGCATCTCGCCATTGACGAGGCCGACGCCTTCATCGCCGGTTTCGACCGGCCCAACATTCGCTACGCCATCGAGGAGAAAGATAATCCGCGGGCGCAGCTCAAGGAATTCCTCAAACGCTACGAGGGCGAGAGCGGTATCGTCTACTGCCTATCGAAGCGCCGTACCGAGGAAACCGCCGCCTGGCTTCGAGGCCTCGGCTACGATGCGCTCGCCTATCACGCCGGCATGGACAAGGCGGCGCGCGAGACCAACCAGAAACGCTTCCAGCATGGCGAAGCGGTCATCATGGTCGCCACCGTCGCCTTCGGCATGGGCATCGACAAGCCGGATGTGCGCTTCGTCGCCCATATCGACCTGCCGGGCAGCATCGAGGCCTATTACCAGGAGACCGGCCGCGCCGGGCGCGACGGCCTGCCGTCCGATACACTGCTGCTCTACGGCTCCGAGGACATCGCGCTGCGCAGTCGCTTCATCGAGGAGTCGGAGGCGCCCGACCAGCGCAAGCGCATGGAGCGGCAGAAACTCGACGCGCTGCTGGGCCTGGCCGAGACGGGGGGCTGCCGCCGGCAGGTGCTGCTGTCCTATTTCGGCGACCATGGCGAACCGTGCGGCAATTGCGACACCTGCGCGGAGCCGCCAAAACTGTTCGATGGCGCCATCGCGGCGCAAAAGGCGCTATCATGCATCTACCGCACTGGCGAGCGTTTCGGGCAAGCCTATGTCGTCGACGTGCTTCTGGGCGTGGACAACGAGCGCATTACTCAGTTCGGCCATGACCGCATCTCCACCTACGGCATCGGGCGAGAGCACGACAACCGCACGTGGCGAGCGATCCTGCGCCAGCTGATCGCGCTACGCCTTATCGATGTCGACCTCACCGGCCATGGTGGCTTGGCGATCGCGCCGGCTGGCCGCGACTTCCTGCGCGACAAGCCGCCGTTGATGCTGCGCATTCCGGCGCCGGCGCGTGCCAGGCGCGGCAAGGTGGCGCGGAGTGCGGCGCAGTCTGCCGTTGCCGGTGCGGACAATGACCTGTTCCAGGCGCTGCGGCAGAAGCGTACGGAAATAGCGCGCCTGCAGAACGTGCCGCCCTATGTGATTTTCCACGACAAGACCCTGATCGAGCTCGCAGCGGTGCGACCCGCCTCGCGCGCCGAAATGGCCGGCGTGCCCGGTGTCGGCGAAGCCAAGCTCGACCGCTATGGACCGGCCTTTCTTGCGGTGATCGCCGAGCACGCATGA
- the nadC gene encoding carboxylating nicotinate-nucleotide diphosphorylase codes for MTLSPLPRLMLEPLVRAALLEDLGCAGDITTEAIVPADVSAKLVLAARQPGVVAGLDLAALAFGLIDPAIAMKIERPDGSRIEAGDILATLIGPARGLLTAERVALNFLSHLSGIATATAGIVDAVRDHKARIVCTRKTTPGLRALEKYAVRAGGGSNHRFGLDDAVLIKDNHIAIAGGVRAAIERAKANVGHLVKIEVEVDTLDQLQQALDLGVDAVLLDNMGPDLLAQAVRMVSGRAITEASGRVTPATAPEIAATGVDLISVGWLTHSAPILDIGLDTSL; via the coding sequence ATGACGCTTTCTCCCCTGCCCCGGCTGATGCTCGAACCGCTTGTTCGCGCCGCCTTGCTGGAAGACCTCGGCTGTGCCGGCGACATCACAACCGAGGCCATTGTTCCTGCCGATGTTTCTGCCAAACTGGTGCTGGCCGCGCGTCAGCCCGGTGTCGTTGCCGGCCTCGATCTGGCGGCGCTCGCCTTCGGCCTGATCGATCCCGCAATCGCCATGAAAATCGAACGCCCGGACGGAAGCCGCATCGAAGCCGGAGACATCCTCGCGACCCTCATAGGGCCAGCGCGCGGGCTTCTGACGGCCGAGCGCGTGGCACTTAACTTCCTCTCCCACCTCAGCGGCATTGCCACCGCCACGGCCGGCATCGTCGATGCGGTGCGCGACCACAAGGCAAGGATCGTCTGCACCCGCAAAACCACGCCGGGTCTGCGCGCACTGGAAAAATACGCCGTTCGGGCCGGTGGCGGCTCGAACCACCGCTTCGGTCTGGACGACGCCGTGCTGATCAAGGACAACCATATCGCCATCGCCGGCGGCGTGCGCGCGGCCATCGAACGGGCCAAGGCCAATGTCGGGCACTTGGTCAAGATCGAGGTCGAGGTCGACACACTCGACCAACTGCAGCAAGCACTCGACCTCGGCGTGGATGCGGTTCTACTCGACAACATGGGACCGGACCTGCTTGCACAGGCCGTGCGCATGGTCAGCGGACGAGCAATCACCGAGGCTTCGGGCCGCGTCACTCCGGCCACCGCACCGGAAATCGCCGCGACCGGCGTCGACCTGATCTCGGTTGGCTGGCTGACCCACAGCGCCCCGATCCTCGACATCGGGCTGGACACCTCCTTGTAG
- a CDS encoding L-aspartate oxidase, which produces MSADRHDLAGRPVIIGAGIAGLMTALELAPLPVVLMSAAPLGGEASSPLAQGGMAAALGSDDSTALHLADTCNAGDGLCDVPVARRIVEAAPKAIERLERLGVVFDRNPSGGLALGLEAAHSRRRIVHAGGDATGRELIRALVAAVRATPSITVFEDVRARRLLIEDGSIAGVIATSQTASAVFATDRVVLATGGIGSLYHDTTNPLGCFGQGLALAARAGAELADLEFVQFHPTALDTPARPMPLVSEAVRGEGAVLIDEIGQRFLADLPGAELASRDTVARAVFRHLAKGHRVFLDTRDCLVTRFAERFPAIAAFCHEAGIDPAFEPIPIRPAAHYHMGGVAVDDEGRSSVPGLWACGEVASTGLHGANRLASNSLTEAVVCAEWVARSVASASGTRIIEAGPAELLPPPAPGPVRDIVSATLGVVRNGDELRGAVARLAPLATGKTACADPAAVALMMAVSALRRKESRGAHFRSDFPTHTAPTRRARLTLDAALAADAELDPAPLARSA; this is translated from the coding sequence ATGAGTGCCGATCGCCACGACCTCGCCGGCCGGCCCGTCATTATCGGCGCCGGCATCGCCGGCTTGATGACGGCACTGGAACTTGCACCATTGCCGGTGGTGCTGATGTCCGCCGCCCCGCTCGGCGGCGAGGCATCGAGCCCTCTCGCGCAAGGCGGCATGGCGGCCGCACTCGGCAGCGACGATTCCACCGCGCTACACCTCGCCGATACCTGCAACGCCGGCGACGGCCTGTGCGATGTCCCGGTCGCCCGGCGTATCGTCGAGGCGGCGCCCAAGGCCATTGAGAGGCTGGAACGGCTTGGCGTCGTCTTCGATCGGAATCCCAGCGGCGGCCTGGCCCTCGGCCTGGAAGCGGCGCACAGCCGCCGGCGCATCGTTCATGCCGGCGGCGACGCGACCGGGCGCGAACTCATCCGTGCCTTGGTCGCGGCCGTACGCGCCACGCCGTCCATCACCGTGTTTGAAGATGTCCGGGCGCGCAGGCTCCTCATCGAGGACGGCTCCATCGCCGGCGTCATCGCGACGAGCCAAACCGCCAGCGCGGTATTTGCGACCGATCGCGTCGTGCTTGCCACTGGCGGCATCGGCAGCCTCTATCACGACACTACAAATCCGCTCGGTTGTTTCGGCCAGGGTCTGGCGCTTGCCGCCCGCGCCGGCGCCGAACTGGCTGACCTCGAATTCGTGCAATTCCACCCGACAGCACTCGACACGCCGGCGCGACCGATGCCGCTGGTAAGCGAAGCCGTGCGCGGCGAAGGCGCGGTGCTGATCGACGAAATCGGCCAGCGCTTCCTTGCTGATCTGCCCGGCGCCGAGCTCGCGTCGCGCGACACCGTCGCACGCGCAGTCTTCCGCCATCTTGCAAAGGGCCACAGGGTCTTTCTCGACACGCGCGATTGCCTCGTTACCCGCTTCGCGGAGCGTTTTCCGGCTATCGCCGCCTTCTGCCATGAGGCCGGGATCGATCCGGCATTCGAACCGATCCCGATACGGCCTGCTGCCCATTACCACATGGGTGGCGTGGCGGTGGATGATGAAGGCCGCAGTTCCGTGCCGGGGCTGTGGGCCTGTGGTGAGGTGGCCTCGACCGGCCTGCACGGCGCCAACCGGCTTGCCAGCAATTCGCTCACCGAGGCCGTGGTCTGCGCAGAATGGGTGGCCCGCAGCGTGGCTTCGGCATCGGGGACCCGTATCATCGAGGCAGGTCCGGCAGAGCTGTTGCCGCCACCAGCCCCCGGCCCCGTGCGCGACATCGTTTCGGCGACCCTGGGGGTCGTGCGAAACGGCGATGAACTGCGCGGCGCCGTGGCCCGCCTGGCGCCTCTGGCGACCGGCAAAACCGCCTGCGCAGATCCAGCTGCGGTCGCGCTGATGATGGCCGTCTCGGCGCTTCGTCGCAAAGAAAGCCGCGGCGCACATTTTCGCAGCGATTTCCCCACCCACACTGCGCCAACCCGCCGCGCACGACTGACCCTCGACGCCGCGTTGGCCGCTGATGCCGAACTCGACCCCGCACCACTGGCCCGGAGCGCCTGA
- the nadA gene encoding quinolinate synthase NadA → MSSIAPTTAELHSRVAKFIPAIEWPAFSDDIDAILALKRERNAVILAHNYQAPEIYHCVADIVGDSLALARKAINVEADVIVLAGVHFMAETAKLLNPQKTVLIPDMGAGCSLADSITPQDIRLMRQRYPGVPVVTYVNTSAAVKADSDICCTSGNAKAVVESLGVPRVMMLPDEYLAQNIAAQTNVEIIAWKGHCEVHERFAPADIRELRAAHPGVIVLAHPECPPEVVAEADFAGSTAAMSDYVGREKPARVVLMTECSMSDNVAIDHPEVEFIRPCNLCPHMKRITLANIRTALEQMRHPVTIDPAVASRARLAVERMLEI, encoded by the coding sequence ATGTCTAGCATCGCTCCCACCACAGCCGAACTCCACAGTCGCGTCGCCAAATTCATCCCGGCGATCGAATGGCCGGCCTTTTCCGATGATATCGACGCGATCTTGGCGCTCAAGCGCGAACGCAACGCCGTCATCCTGGCGCACAACTACCAGGCCCCGGAAATCTACCACTGCGTGGCCGACATCGTCGGCGACAGCCTGGCGCTGGCGCGCAAGGCGATAAACGTCGAGGCCGATGTGATCGTGCTGGCCGGCGTACATTTCATGGCCGAGACGGCCAAGCTGCTCAATCCGCAAAAGACCGTGCTCATTCCGGACATGGGCGCCGGCTGCTCGCTGGCCGATTCCATCACGCCGCAAGACATCAGGCTGATGCGGCAGCGCTATCCGGGCGTTCCCGTCGTCACCTATGTCAACACTTCGGCCGCGGTGAAGGCCGATTCCGACATCTGCTGCACCTCCGGCAATGCCAAGGCCGTCGTGGAATCGCTCGGCGTGCCCCGCGTCATGATGCTGCCCGACGAATATCTGGCGCAGAACATCGCCGCCCAGACCAATGTCGAGATCATCGCCTGGAAGGGCCATTGCGAGGTGCATGAGCGCTTCGCACCGGCCGACATCCGCGAACTGCGCGCCGCACACCCCGGCGTCATCGTGCTCGCCCATCCCGAATGCCCGCCGGAAGTGGTGGCGGAGGCCGATTTCGCCGGCTCGACCGCGGCGATGTCGGACTATGTCGGCAGGGAAAAGCCGGCGCGCGTCGTTTTGATGACCGAGTGTTCGATGAGCGACAATGTCGCCATCGACCATCCCGAGGTCGAATTCATCCGCCCCTGCAATCTTTGCCCGCATATGAAGCGCATCACGCTCGCCAACATTCGCACAGCACTGGAGCAGATGCGTCATCCCGTGACGATCGACCCGGCCGTCGCGTCCCGCGCCCGTCTCGCGGTGGAGCGGATGCTCGAAATATGA
- a CDS encoding NUDIX hydrolase, translating into MQNSSFDKSIQVDRNHAVQVDLTAVLVAAGGGNPLVLTIGDAASLPSGPLESSHRSLQAGLRDWVEQQTGRPLGYIEQLYTFADRDRGTDEPGHRVISISYLGLTHEEQPHATTSGSWRSWYEFFPWEDHRYGAPQLIADLIEPALQRWTGIGEFEEKRLRRAAIAFGLQGQPWNEELILQRYELLYEAGLVEEAARRSSPSRAHLVPGRVMQGDNRRILATGIARLRTKIKYRPVVFELMPPAFTLLQLQRAVEALAGVTVHKQNFRRLIEQQDLVEETGQMSSDTGGRPAKLFRFRHAVLDERPLAGTK; encoded by the coding sequence ATGCAGAACAGCAGCTTCGACAAGTCAATCCAGGTGGACAGAAACCATGCGGTGCAGGTTGACCTCACGGCCGTCCTGGTTGCTGCTGGCGGTGGCAATCCGCTCGTCCTGACGATCGGCGATGCGGCCTCCCTCCCCTCCGGTCCCCTCGAATCCAGCCACCGTTCGCTGCAAGCCGGATTGCGCGACTGGGTGGAACAGCAGACCGGCCGGCCGCTGGGCTACATCGAACAGCTCTACACCTTCGCCGACCGTGACCGCGGCACGGACGAGCCCGGTCACCGGGTGATCTCGATCAGCTATCTTGGCCTGACCCACGAGGAGCAGCCCCACGCCACCACATCCGGCAGCTGGCGTAGCTGGTACGAATTCTTTCCTTGGGAAGATCATCGCTACGGTGCGCCACAGCTTATCGCCGACCTCATCGAACCGGCGCTCCAGCGATGGACCGGCATCGGCGAATTTGAGGAAAAGCGCCTTCGGCGCGCGGCGATCGCTTTTGGTCTCCAAGGCCAGCCCTGGAACGAGGAATTGATCCTGCAACGCTATGAGTTGCTCTACGAGGCGGGGCTTGTCGAAGAAGCCGCGCGTCGAAGCAGCCCCAGCCGTGCCCACCTTGTGCCGGGACGAGTCATGCAAGGCGACAACCGCCGCATCCTCGCGACCGGCATTGCCAGGCTGCGCACCAAGATCAAATACCGGCCCGTCGTCTTCGAACTGATGCCACCGGCGTTCACGCTGCTGCAATTGCAGCGGGCGGTCGAGGCATTGGCGGGCGTCACCGTGCACAAGCAGAATTTCCGCCGTCTGATCGAACAACAGGATCTCGTCGAGGAGACCGGCCAGATGTCCTCCGACACCGGCGGTCGTCCGGCCAAGCTGTTCCGCTTCCGCCATGCCGTGCTCGACGAAAGGCCGCTGGCCGGCACTAAATAG
- a CDS encoding curlin, with product MIRTSIVGAVVAVVVGAGVTAPAFANDVRIEQFGWHNSAGGVQNGHKNRVRFYQDGQYNTAIGQQYGHRNLSAIGQEGDGNYGATYQYGNRNQAGIGQFGSDHTAILTQDGNGNVAAGVQVGHGCSADVNQGGSGNVAAFVQACP from the coding sequence ATGATCCGCACATCCATCGTAGGTGCCGTAGTTGCCGTTGTCGTTGGTGCCGGTGTTACCGCCCCAGCCTTCGCCAATGACGTGCGCATCGAACAATTTGGCTGGCACAACTCCGCCGGAGGCGTGCAGAATGGCCATAAGAACCGTGTCCGCTTCTATCAGGACGGTCAATACAACACCGCCATCGGCCAGCAATACGGACACCGCAACCTGTCCGCGATCGGACAGGAAGGAGACGGCAATTACGGTGCCACCTATCAATACGGCAATCGTAACCAGGCTGGCATCGGCCAGTTTGGCTCGGACCACACCGCGATATTGACGCAGGATGGCAACGGCAATGTCGCCGCTGGCGTCCAGGTCGGGCATGGCTGCAGCGCGGATGTCAACCAGGGTGGCAGCGGCAATGTCGCGGCTTTCGTTCAGGCCTGTCCTTGA
- the csgH gene encoding curli-like amyloid fiber formation chaperone CsgH, translating into MANTDRRIPTVAAIAFAGLVAVGASGAFADKDNSASGPLRCEIRGRVQGNTIFIEPVVRSDEGVSGSYSITVSGGGAGGSSNIRQGGEFTALPGHPTALGQISLSAADASYDVKLKVAAAGTSATCTKQVPSEI; encoded by the coding sequence ATGGCTAACACCGACAGACGAATTCCGACCGTTGCCGCAATCGCATTCGCAGGATTGGTCGCCGTGGGTGCAAGCGGCGCCTTTGCCGACAAGGACAATTCTGCCTCCGGCCCGCTACGCTGCGAGATCCGGGGCAGGGTTCAAGGCAACACGATCTTTATCGAACCCGTCGTGCGCTCCGATGAAGGCGTGAGCGGCAGCTACAGCATCACTGTATCCGGAGGAGGGGCTGGCGGCTCCTCCAACATCAGGCAGGGCGGTGAGTTCACCGCCCTGCCTGGACATCCCACCGCGCTCGGCCAGATCAGCCTTAGCGCCGCCGATGCCTCCTATGACGTGAAGCTCAAGGTGGCGGCTGCAGGGACAAGCGCCACCTGCACCAAGCAGGTGCCGAGCGAAATCTGA
- a CDS encoding curlin, which yields MNAKAANVLRTVAAAVMLGPLVLSSPAVAGGSIAFYLSPQNGDDAQMMDLGLRAYALYNGLRHGANVRQHGHGNNAGIGQNGGGNLGIVDQQGDSHSATLQQNGNGNSYGVFQFGRNTDAEVVQNGQGQSGAALLFGW from the coding sequence ATGAACGCCAAAGCTGCCAATGTCCTGCGCACTGTTGCCGCTGCCGTCATGTTGGGACCACTGGTGCTTTCCAGCCCCGCCGTGGCGGGTGGCTCGATTGCCTTCTACCTTTCACCCCAGAATGGCGATGATGCCCAGATGATGGACCTCGGTCTGAGAGCCTATGCGCTCTATAACGGCCTGCGCCACGGCGCGAACGTCCGTCAGCACGGCCACGGCAACAATGCCGGGATCGGCCAGAACGGAGGCGGCAATCTCGGCATCGTCGATCAGCAGGGCGACAGCCATTCCGCTACCCTGCAGCAGAACGGCAACGGCAATTCATACGGTGTCTTCCAGTTCGGTCGGAACACCGACGCGGAAGTCGTACAGAACGGTCAAGGCCAGAGTGGCGCGGCGCTGTTGTTTGGTTGGTGA
- a CDS encoding ABC transporter ATP-binding protein: protein MNTTELPATKPTPAVPTIESRNLRKSFGVVEVLKGVSFKAYEHQVVSIIGASGSGKSTFLRCLNFLEAPSSGQIDFKGRSLEMGAGKVPPQAGIEWLRRRTGMVFQQFNLWSHWTVLENIIKVPIHVHGVPRQQAVQRAMELLAKVGLQEKANAYPASLSGGQQQRVAIARALAVEPELLLFDEPTSALDPELVGEVLAVIRALAKEGRTMLVVTHEMSFAREVSDKVVFFHDGRIEEEGPPAEVLRQPRSPRLGAFLKSVR from the coding sequence ATGAATACAACTGAACTGCCGGCCACCAAACCCACGCCTGCGGTGCCGACAATCGAGTCGCGGAATTTGCGCAAGAGCTTCGGCGTCGTCGAGGTGCTCAAGGGCGTTTCTTTCAAAGCCTACGAGCATCAGGTGGTTTCGATCATCGGCGCAAGCGGTTCAGGCAAAAGCACTTTCCTGCGCTGTCTGAATTTCCTCGAAGCGCCAAGCTCCGGTCAAATAGACTTCAAGGGCCGCAGTCTGGAAATGGGCGCTGGAAAGGTCCCTCCGCAAGCAGGCATCGAATGGCTGCGCCGCCGCACCGGCATGGTGTTCCAGCAGTTCAATCTGTGGTCGCACTGGACGGTGCTTGAAAACATCATCAAGGTTCCGATCCATGTGCACGGCGTTCCACGCCAGCAGGCCGTGCAGCGGGCCATGGAATTGCTTGCCAAGGTCGGCTTGCAGGAGAAGGCCAACGCCTATCCGGCTTCGCTGTCGGGCGGCCAGCAGCAACGCGTCGCCATCGCGCGGGCCCTTGCCGTGGAGCCAGAACTGCTGCTGTTCGACGAACCGACCTCGGCGCTCGACCCCGAACTGGTCGGCGAGGTGCTCGCGGTGATCCGTGCGCTGGCGAAGGAAGGCCGTACCATGCTGGTCGTGACGCACGAAATGAGCTTTGCCCGCGAGGTCTCCGACAAGGTGGTGTTCTTCCATGACGGGCGCATCGAGGAAGAAGGCCCGCCAGCCGAAGTGCTGCGCCAGCCGCGCAGCCCCCGCCTCGGCGCGTTCCTAAAATCCGTTCGCTAG
- a CDS encoding ABC transporter permease, translating into MRWDVLFGSFPALLSALPLTLELAVTSIALGFMLAVLLAAARLSGIRAFSALAYTYVYIIRGTPLLAQVFFVYYGLGQLDAMRNSILWPIFREAYACALIALSLNTAAYGSEIIRGGLLSVPRGQIEAAKAFGLTATQRFRLVVFPQALRAMLPAYGNELILILKGTSLASTITIIELTGQARILASETYAPIEVFLAAGAVYLGLNMALSFGVRLLEARMMRNGGFAMEG; encoded by the coding sequence ATGAGATGGGATGTGCTCTTCGGCTCGTTTCCGGCGCTGCTCTCGGCACTGCCGCTAACGCTCGAACTCGCCGTCACGTCGATCGCGCTCGGTTTCATGCTGGCGGTGCTGCTGGCGGCGGCGAGGCTTTCAGGCATCCGCGCATTTTCGGCGCTCGCCTACACCTATGTCTACATCATCCGCGGAACGCCGCTGCTGGCCCAGGTTTTCTTCGTCTACTACGGGCTCGGCCAGCTCGACGCCATGCGCAATTCCATCCTGTGGCCGATCTTCCGGGAAGCCTATGCCTGCGCGCTCATCGCCCTGTCCTTGAACACGGCGGCTTATGGCAGCGAGATCATTCGCGGTGGGCTGCTTTCGGTGCCGCGCGGGCAGATCGAGGCAGCCAAGGCGTTCGGCCTTACCGCCACGCAGAGGTTCCGGCTGGTGGTGTTCCCCCAGGCCCTGCGCGCCATGCTGCCCGCCTATGGTAACGAGTTGATCCTCATCCTCAAAGGCACGTCACTGGCCAGCACCATCACCATTATCGAGCTGACCGGACAGGCGCGGATCCTGGCTTCGGAGACCTATGCTCCGATCGAGGTCTTCCTGGCGGCGGGCGCGGTGTATCTCGGGCTTAATATGGCGCTCAGTTTCGGGGTGCGGCTGCTCGAGGCCCGGATGATGCGCAATGGGGGCTTCGCAATGGAGGGCTGA
- a CDS encoding ABC transporter permease: protein MNFLDLLAFGPTGWGDELARGAAMTLVIAALGFAGGLVVGLPIAAARLSSSLLLRSISGVYVTVVRGVPELLVIYLLFFGGGHFYRYVADALGYSGAVAADAFSAGVLAVILICAAYSAEVFRGAFQAIPKGQIEAASAFGMRRSTLFCHIKLPQMLRYALPSISNVWQLVLKDTALVSVTGLVELMRTIDVAAGSTRSPFLFYMVAILIFLVFTAISNKAFDSAERHFSRSVVGGYGK, encoded by the coding sequence ATGAATTTCCTCGACCTTCTCGCCTTCGGCCCGACCGGGTGGGGCGACGAACTGGCGCGCGGTGCTGCGATGACCCTGGTCATCGCAGCATTGGGCTTTGCCGGCGGGCTCGTCGTGGGCTTGCCCATCGCGGCCGCGCGGCTCTCTTCAAGTCTCCTGCTGCGCTCCATTTCCGGTGTCTATGTCACGGTTGTCCGCGGCGTGCCCGAACTCCTGGTGATCTATCTGCTGTTCTTCGGCGGCGGCCACTTCTACCGCTATGTCGCCGACGCGCTGGGTTATTCCGGTGCAGTCGCTGCGGACGCCTTCAGCGCCGGCGTCCTGGCCGTTATCCTGATCTGCGCGGCCTACAGCGCCGAGGTGTTTCGCGGTGCCTTCCAGGCCATCCCGAAAGGACAGATCGAGGCCGCCAGTGCCTTCGGAATGAGGCGATCCACATTGTTTTGCCACATCAAGCTGCCGCAAATGCTGCGCTATGCCTTGCCGTCGATCTCCAATGTCTGGCAGCTGGTGCTGAAAGATACGGCGCTGGTCTCTGTTACCGGGCTGGTTGAACTGATGCGCACTATAGACGTGGCGGCCGGTTCAACCCGCAGTCCATTTCTGTTCTACATGGTCGCGATCCTCATCTTCCTCGTCTTCACAGCGATCTCGAACAAGGCTTTCGATAGCGCCGAACGTCATTTCAGCCGCTCCGTCGTCGGGGGATATGGCAAATGA
- a CDS encoding transporter substrate-binding domain-containing protein, with the protein MLLVSAAMLLAGASTIQAAEQRVVKLATDGTYAPFNYTDPAGKLIGFEADLVDDICKRMNVKCEWVIQNFDGMIPALNEKRFDAILASLSITDERAKAVDFSIAYYAGPTRLIASGESKLGQFKSGAGSTILLGSMSDKDKAVIGDVATALKDATVGVERASTHAKFFEGIFPGVKVKIYDKGENMLLDLVAGRIDAAVDGAGSTLNFIGEQEKAGKKFVAFGPALKGGALGKGVALAFRKGEETELREQFNKAIREATADGSISKMSVKWIGVDGSIPENVAK; encoded by the coding sequence ATGCTGCTTGTCTCCGCGGCGATGCTTCTCGCCGGGGCAAGCACGATCCAGGCAGCAGAGCAGCGGGTGGTGAAACTCGCCACCGACGGCACCTACGCGCCGTTCAACTACACCGATCCGGCGGGCAAGCTTATCGGCTTCGAAGCCGATCTGGTCGACGACATCTGCAAGCGCATGAACGTCAAATGCGAGTGGGTCATCCAGAATTTCGACGGCATGATCCCTGCCCTCAACGAAAAGAGGTTTGACGCCATTCTCGCTTCGCTCTCCATCACCGACGAACGCGCAAAGGCGGTCGATTTCTCGATCGCCTATTATGCCGGCCCGACGCGTCTGATCGCTTCCGGTGAAAGCAAGCTCGGCCAGTTCAAGAGCGGCGCAGGCTCGACCATCCTGCTTGGATCGATGAGCGACAAGGACAAGGCCGTCATCGGCGATGTCGCGACCGCGCTCAAGGATGCGACCGTCGGCGTCGAGCGCGCGTCGACGCATGCGAAGTTCTTCGAGGGGATTTTTCCGGGCGTCAAAGTGAAAATCTATGACAAGGGCGAGAACATGCTGCTCGACCTCGTCGCCGGCCGCATCGACGCCGCCGTCGATGGCGCCGGTTCCACACTCAATTTCATCGGCGAACAGGAAAAGGCCGGCAAGAAATTTGTCGCGTTTGGCCCAGCCCTGAAAGGCGGCGCACTCGGCAAGGGTGTCGCGCTGGCGTTCCGCAAGGGTGAGGAAACGGAACTGCGCGAGCAGTTCAACAAGGCGATCCGCGAGGCGACCGCCGACGGCAGCATCTCGAAGATGAGCGTCAAATGGATCGGCGTCGACGGTTCGATCCCTGAAAACGTCGCCAAATGA